Proteins encoded in a region of the Solanum dulcamara chromosome 9, daSolDulc1.2, whole genome shotgun sequence genome:
- the LOC129904576 gene encoding uncharacterized protein LOC129904576, translating to MVEKRKLNKRVFVSEDDMSTLLQRYTTTTILTLLQEVAQVEESKIDWNELVKKTTTGITNAREYQMVWRHLAYRKVLLDKLDDDAQLLEDDSDLEYELEAFPPVSSEASAEAASFVKVFIASGALCDSNMSNGDTVEGSLTIHIPNGQTSGTVAANSLHGISAYGTKLTVPVTVQTQPLPSVTVAEGLDTSGPASANYPPRRRRKPWSAAEDMELIAAVQKFGEGNWANILKADFKGDRTASQLSQRWATIRKRHWNMVGNSSQLSEAQLAARHAMSMAFGDNLRAACPISPYAGPNSGGEPSNSSHFAAAADIASVGPQSKHQQDLVPSKPITPKNPLPKPAINPNPMVKAAAMAASARIATHSSAAASLQKAAQSKKGVHIMPGGTPEVKSSVPGSFNGLPSNVHFIRTGLVSRPAGPSNASQSGIQQLQALRSASPAVQPKPTTVPSRTNTSSGVGSALSSSPTAVLEVKSKAAVIQENKTAVLSKAKSEKTEVIRAASLAKTPEQQVQKVRTFGSGNLLTAKVEGQELGGESKTSRIRIQEKLIPSQVSPSNKNENTKIELAVKNTGVQGPAPVTCKKMFKKS from the exons ATGGTGGAAAAAAGGAAGTTAAACAAAAGGGTCTTTGTTAGTGAAGATGATATGTCTACTCTCTTACAAAG GTATACAACAACGACGATATTGACACTGTTGCAAGAGGTGGCACAAGTTGAAGAATCGAaaattgattggaatgaattgGTGAAAAAGACCACTACTGGGATTACAAATGCTAGAGAGTATCAGATGGTGTGGCGCCATTTGGCTTATCGTAAAGTATTGCTTGATAAATTGGATGATGATGCTCAGCTTCTG GAGGATGATAGTGATCTAGAATATGAATTGGAAGCTTTTCCTCCTGTAAGCAGTGAGGCTTCAGCAGAGGCTGCATCCTTTGTGAAG GTATTTATTGCTTCTGGGGCTCTATGTGATTCAAATATGTCAAATGGAGATACAGTTGAGGGTTCATTGACTATACACATACCCAATGGCCAAACATCTGGAACTGTTGCAGCAAACTCACTCCATGGTATTTCAGCTTATGGGACAAAACTTACGGTCCCGGTTACAGTGCAAACGCAGCCACTTCCTTCTGTCACGGTTGCTGAGGGTTTGGACACCAGTGGACCAGCTAGTGCCAACTATCCTCCTCGGCGAAGACGAAAACCTTGGTCTGCAGCAGAGGATATGGAACTCATTGCTGCAGTACAAAAGTTTGGTGAAGGAAACTGGGCAAATATATTGAAAGCGGATTTTAAGGGAGACAGAACCGCTTCACAACTCTCTCAg AGGTGGGCAACTATTAGAAAGCGACATTGGAACATGGTCGGAAATAGCTCACAGCTGTCGGAGGCTCAGCTTGCTGCTCGTCATGCAATGTCCATGGCTTTTGGGGATAATTTAAGAGCAGCGTGTCCAATCAGCCCTTATG CTGGGCCAAATTCAGGCGGTGAACCTAGTAACTCTTCGCATTTTGCTGCTGCTGCTGATATTGCATCAGTTGGTCCACAATCTAAGCATCAGCAAGATTTAGTACCTTCAAAACCTATAACCCCAAAAAATCCATTACCAAAGCCTGCTATTAACCCAAATCCAATGGTCAAAGCTGCTGCTATGGCTGCAAGCGCACGCATTGCTACCCATTCAAGTGCTGCTGCCTCGCTGCAAAAGGCTGCACAGTCTAAAAAAGGCGTCCATATCATGCCTGGAGGAACTCCTGAAGTCAAATCATCTGTGCCAGGTAGCTTTAATGGTTTGCCCAGTAATGTGCATTTCATTCGAACTGGCCTGGTGTCTCGTCCCGCTGGCCCCTCAAATGCCTCACAGTCTGGAATTCAGCAATTGCAGGCTCTAAGATCTGCATCACCTGCAGTTCAACCTAAACCAACGACTGTGCCATCCAGAACAAATACTTCATCTGGGGTTGGCAGTGCCCTTTCATCTTCTCCAACGGCCGTGCTCGAAGTAAAATCAAAAGCAGCCGTTATCCAAGAAAATAAAACTGCTGTTCTGTCTAAGGCAAAGAGTGAGAAAACTGAAGTTATTCGAGCTGCTTCATTGGCGAAGACACCAGAACAGCAGGTCCAAAAAGTTCGAACTTTTGGTTCAGGCAACCTGTTGACAGCGAAAGTTGAAGGTCAAGAACTTGGGGGAGAGAGTAAAACTTCAAGAATTCGAATTCAGGAAAAGCTAATCCCAAGTCAAGTGAGTCCCAGCAATAAGAATGAGAACACTAAAATAGAATTAGCAGTCAAAAACACTGGTGTTCAAGGTCCTGCACCTGTGACATGTAAGAAGATGTTCAAAAAAAGTTGA